From one Verrucomicrobiia bacterium genomic stretch:
- a CDS encoding sulfatase: MSSVRWMLLLLAGLCLFARPVTAASKPNFLFILGEGQGWSSLSVPMDDRWPNSKSDLQLTPNLDRIAKEGMRFANFYAPSPRCTPSRAAYFTGVSPAQLHMTFVNEGKGDAVTAGTKVIAAKTTTEMSQEVITVAELLKRAGYATAHFGKWHLGRTNPSQHGYDENDGPNSNDGPDHVANPNPKQAYATAELGMNFMERQVKAGKPFYLQVAHYAGKSVLDVKPETYEAVLKRAGGRDKTRVGAAAVAEDADITVGMLLKKLDQLGIAENTYVIYTTDHGAQGRSANEPLNNGKGTIWDGGLRVPLLIRGPGIKAGTFARQLTSGVDLLPTIAELAGNKEPLSAQVEGGSLVPILKNAGSGEVKRAREEFVVHFPHYDKDLVGPASAIYLGDLKLVRIYETGERRLYDVTKDIAEKNDLAKQQPDRVAALDLRLTDYLKAVKAEMPSLNPRPDPNVKATELPGDRRGGKGKDGKKNGKDAEQPNKQ; the protein is encoded by the coding sequence ATGAGTTCCGTTAGATGGATGCTGCTGTTGCTGGCTGGACTTTGTCTGTTCGCTAGACCCGTGACTGCTGCCTCGAAACCCAACTTTCTCTTTATCCTAGGCGAGGGCCAAGGCTGGAGCAGCCTGTCCGTGCCCATGGATGATCGGTGGCCCAACTCCAAGAGTGATCTGCAACTGACACCTAACCTCGACCGGATCGCGAAGGAAGGAATGCGGTTCGCAAACTTCTATGCGCCTTCGCCGCGTTGCACACCATCGCGCGCTGCTTATTTCACCGGGGTGAGCCCGGCGCAATTGCATATGACGTTTGTGAATGAGGGAAAGGGAGATGCGGTGACCGCAGGCACGAAAGTCATTGCCGCCAAAACGACGACTGAGATGAGCCAGGAAGTGATCACCGTGGCCGAGTTATTAAAGAGGGCAGGTTATGCCACAGCCCATTTCGGCAAGTGGCACTTGGGCCGAACGAATCCTTCCCAGCATGGTTACGACGAAAATGATGGGCCTAATTCAAACGACGGGCCGGATCACGTGGCCAATCCAAATCCCAAGCAGGCTTATGCTACGGCTGAGCTAGGCATGAACTTCATGGAAAGGCAGGTCAAAGCAGGAAAACCATTCTACCTGCAAGTTGCACATTACGCCGGTAAAAGCGTTCTGGATGTGAAGCCTGAGACGTATGAGGCCGTCCTGAAGCGGGCTGGCGGCCGGGATAAAACCAGAGTGGGAGCGGCAGCAGTAGCAGAGGATGCGGACATCACGGTGGGTATGTTGCTCAAGAAACTCGACCAACTGGGCATCGCCGAAAATACCTACGTCATTTACACGACCGACCATGGGGCACAGGGACGTAGCGCCAATGAACCTTTGAACAATGGTAAAGGGACGATTTGGGATGGCGGCTTGCGAGTGCCTTTGCTTATCCGCGGACCCGGCATCAAAGCAGGGACTTTTGCACGCCAACTCACCAGTGGCGTAGACCTGTTGCCAACGATTGCTGAATTGGCCGGAAACAAAGAACCGCTTTCTGCGCAAGTGGAGGGTGGGAGTTTGGTGCCCATTCTAAAGAATGCGGGATCGGGAGAGGTGAAGCGGGCGCGTGAGGAGTTCGTGGTGCATTTTCCTCATTACGACAAAGACTTGGTAGGTCCGGCCTCGGCGATTTATCTCGGGGATCTGAAGCTGGTGCGCATCTACGAGACGGGTGAACGCAGGCTTTATGACGTCACGAAAGATATCGCGGAGAAGAATGATCTGGCCAAGCAACAGCCGGACAGAGTGGCCGCATTAGATCTAAGGCTTACAGACTACTTGAAAGCTGTGAAGGCAGAGATGCCATCGCTTAACCCGCGTCCCGACCCCAATGTGAAAGCAACTGAACTACCAGGCGACCGCCGTGGGGGCAAAGGCAAGGATGGAAAGAAAAATGGCAAAGATGCCGAGCAACCGAATAAACAGTAA
- a CDS encoding YHYH protein codes for MRKNWLKISAVIGLMHYLGGGQFVQAHVIGETDDHGHAAHYDFSVVPPVVVLSAAQLKPDTVLMAQAKPGAAPIAAKHAPGMVAHFEAFAPKVRTRIDGKFLYVESDGMPAHNMMVGITAWQQQVPLPQPYTGNNAWRIPLQPVPSKTPVPIKDRFLRGAVALAVNGIPIFNPQNNRGEISQEIGELDQWGGHCGRADDYHYHATPFHLEAIVGKGKPVAYALDGYPIYGLTEPDGSTPTKLDAFNGHETPRLGYHYHGSNKYPYVNGGFHGEVTEAGGQVDPQPRAQGVREALTALRGARITDFTGKENKQFSLKYVVGNETRYVNYALNDNGTVKFDFVDGRGQVKSEVYSPRQGGGGGNRPPGEPKGKEGQKKGKGGERPPGGKGEPKGADSARQPWMKVHASEMDGNKDGELTRDELNTEVTAVFKGYDRNQDAQLTREEYEGGSQVRSAMGGFVKQHASEVDADHDAIITLAEIQATARRMFEKADTNGDGKLSKDELTLPPGYVATPPENSAKK; via the coding sequence ATGAGAAAAAACTGGCTGAAAATCTCGGCGGTGATTGGGTTGATGCATTATTTGGGTGGAGGTCAATTCGTTCAGGCTCATGTCATCGGCGAGACGGATGATCACGGTCATGCGGCGCATTATGATTTCTCCGTGGTGCCGCCGGTGGTGGTGCTTAGTGCGGCACAGCTCAAGCCGGATACCGTCTTGATGGCGCAAGCAAAGCCGGGGGCTGCACCGATCGCGGCCAAGCACGCTCCCGGGATGGTGGCGCATTTTGAAGCGTTCGCACCGAAGGTGAGGACGCGGATCGACGGGAAGTTTCTTTATGTGGAGTCGGACGGGATGCCGGCGCACAACATGATGGTGGGCATCACGGCGTGGCAGCAGCAGGTTCCTCTGCCGCAGCCTTATACGGGGAATAATGCGTGGCGCATCCCTTTGCAGCCGGTGCCGTCGAAGACACCAGTGCCTATCAAAGACCGGTTTCTACGAGGTGCGGTGGCACTGGCGGTGAATGGCATTCCGATCTTCAATCCGCAGAATAATCGCGGGGAAATCTCGCAGGAGATCGGGGAGCTGGATCAGTGGGGCGGGCATTGCGGTCGCGCGGATGATTATCACTATCACGCCACGCCGTTTCATCTGGAAGCGATCGTGGGCAAGGGCAAGCCGGTGGCTTATGCGCTGGACGGATATCCGATTTATGGGCTCACGGAACCGGATGGTTCCACGCCCACGAAGTTGGATGCGTTCAACGGGCATGAGACGCCGAGGCTGGGTTATCACTATCATGGTTCCAACAAGTACCCGTATGTGAACGGCGGGTTTCATGGTGAGGTTACGGAGGCGGGAGGACAAGTGGACCCGCAGCCGCGTGCGCAAGGTGTCCGGGAGGCACTGACAGCCTTGCGTGGTGCGCGCATCACTGACTTCACGGGAAAGGAAAACAAACAGTTCAGCCTGAAGTATGTGGTGGGTAACGAGACGCGTTATGTGAATTACGCGCTGAATGACAATGGCACAGTGAAGTTCGATTTCGTGGACGGGCGCGGTCAGGTGAAGTCTGAGGTCTACTCACCCAGGCAAGGTGGTGGCGGTGGAAACCGCCCGCCCGGAGAGCCGAAAGGAAAGGAAGGACAGAAGAAGGGGAAAGGAGGGGAGCGTCCACCGGGAGGCAAAGGCGAACCCAAAGGAGCGGATAGTGCGCGCCAGCCTTGGATGAAAGTGCACGCGAGCGAGATGGATGGAAACAAGGACGGCGAATTGACTCGTGATGAACTCAACACGGAAGTAACGGCGGTTTTCAAAGGCTACGATCGCAATCAAGACGCCCAGCTGACCCGAGAAGAGTATGAAGGGGGCAGCCAAGTACGTTCGGCCATGGGTGGTTTCGTGAAACAACACGCGAGCGAGGTTGATGCAGACCATGATGCGATAATCACCTTGGCTGAAATACAGGCCACAGCCCGCCGGATGTTCGAGAAAGCTGACACCAATGGTGACGGGAAGCTGTCCAAGGACGAACTGACGCTTCCGCCGGGTTATGTGGCTACGCCTCCGGAGAATTCAGCAAAGAAATAA